The Phyllopteryx taeniolatus isolate TA_2022b chromosome 17, UOR_Ptae_1.2, whole genome shotgun sequence genome window below encodes:
- the slc37a2 gene encoding glucose-6-phosphate exchanger SLC37A2 isoform X2, producing MKASLAPGIRLITSFSRDSWYRGFILLLTFLFYTAYHLSRKPISIVKSELHRNCSGVIRPADLNITNNVTWCDWSPFDQDNYKTLFGVLDNSFLVAYAIGMFFSGIFGERLPLRYYLSFGMLMSGLFTCLFGLGFYWKIHSLGYYAVIQVFNGLMQTTGWPAVVACVGNWFGKGKRGFIMGVWNSHTSVGNILGSLIAGVFVSSAWGLSFIVPGLIIAATGVLCFFFLVEKPEDVNCSPPQHHSPSHVVNGSIDAETPEIAAGHSEAISFWGALSIPGVVEFSLCLLFAKLVSYTFLYWLPLYISNVAHFEAKEAGDISTLFDVGGIVGGIMAGLVSDYTGGRATTCCVMLLAAAPMLFLYNHIGQRSIGTTIGMLLVCGGLVNGPYALITTAVSADLGTHESLRGNSRALSTVTAIIDGTGSVGAALGPLFAGVISPSGWNNVFYMLISADVLACLFLSRLVYKEAQGWCGRIPRVRGYKET from the exons ATGAAGGCGTCCCTGGCCCCCGGTATTCGGCTCATCACGTCCTTCTCTCGGGATAGCTG GTATCGCGGTTTCATTCTGCTGCTGACTTTCCTCTTCTACACGGCCTACCACCTGTCCCGGAAGCCCATCAGCATCGTGAAG AGCGAACTCCACCGAAACTGCAGCGGCGTCATCCGCCCGGCCGACTTGAACATCACCAACAATGTCACGTGGTGTGACTGGTCTCCCTTTG ACCAGGACAACTACAAGACGCTCTTCGGGGTGTTGGACAACTCCTTCCTGGTGGCCTACGCAATCGGCATGTTTTTCAG TGGGATATTCGGAGAGCGCCTGCCGCTACGTTACTACCTGAGTTTTGGCATGCTGATGAGCGGATTGTTCACCTGTCTGTTCGGCTTAGGGTTCTACTGGAAGATCCACTCGTTGGGGTACTACGCCGTCATCCag GTGTTCAACGGGTTGATGCAGACCACCGGCTGGCCCGCAGTGGTGGCCTGCGTCGGCAACTGGTTCGGAAAAGGGAA GCGCGGCTTCATCATGGGCGTGTGGAACTCACACACGTCGGTTGGCAACATCCTGGGCTCGCTCATCGCCGGCGTGTTCGTCTCGTCGGCGTGGGGCCTGTCCTTCATCGTGCCGGGCCTCATCATCGCCGCCACGGGCGTCCTGTGCTTCTTCTTCCTGGTCGAGA AACCCGAAGACGTCAACTGCAGTCCTCCTCAGCATCAT AGTCCTTCCCATGTGGTCAACGGTTCCATCGACGCCGAGACGCCGGAGATCGCCGCTGGGCACTCGGAGGCCATCAGCTTCTGGGGAGCGCTCAGTATACCC GGAGTGGTGGAGTTTTCGCTGTGTTTGCTCTTTGCCAAGCTGGTCAGCTACACGTTCCTCTACTGGCTTCCGCTCTACATCTCCAACGTCG CACATTTTGAGGCCAAAGAAGCCGGTGATATATCCACGCTTTTTGATGTGGGGGGAATTGTGG GCGGCATCATGGCGGGCCTCGTGTCCGACTACACGGGTGGGAGAGCCACCACGTGTTGTGTCATGCTGCTCGCCGCCGCGCCCATG CTTTTCCTCTACAACCACATCGGACAACGCAGCATTGGCACAACAATTG GCATGCTCTTGGTTTGTGGCGGCCTGGTCAATGGGCCCTACGCCCTCATCACCACTGCAGTTTCTGCCGACCTG ggCACACACGAGAGTCTGAGAGGAAACTCCAGGGCGTTGTCCACAGTGACGGCCATCATCGACGGGACAGGATCAGTGG GGGCTGCGTTGGGCCCTCTCTTCGCCGGGGTGATTTCGCCATCGGGCTGGAACAACGTCTTCTACATGCTCATCTCTGCCGACGTGCTTGCCTGTCTG TTTTTGTCCAGGCTGGTTTACAAGGAAGCTCAAGGTTGGTGTGGACGAATCCCCCGAGTCAGAGG GTACAAGGAAACTTGA
- the slc37a2 gene encoding glucose-6-phosphate exchanger SLC37A2 isoform X1 yields MKASLAPGIRLITSFSRDSWYRGFILLLTFLFYTAYHLSRKPISIVKSELHRNCSGVIRPADLNITNNVTWCDWSPFDQDNYKTLFGVLDNSFLVAYAIGMFFSGIFGERLPLRYYLSFGMLMSGLFTCLFGLGFYWKIHSLGYYAVIQVFNGLMQTTGWPAVVACVGNWFGKGKRGFIMGVWNSHTSVGNILGSLIAGVFVSSAWGLSFIVPGLIIAATGVLCFFFLVEKPEDVNCSPPQHHNDLESGETEPLLQSPSHVVNGSIDAETPEIAAGHSEAISFWGALSIPGVVEFSLCLLFAKLVSYTFLYWLPLYISNVAHFEAKEAGDISTLFDVGGIVGGIMAGLVSDYTGGRATTCCVMLLAAAPMLFLYNHIGQRSIGTTIGMLLVCGGLVNGPYALITTAVSADLGTHESLRGNSRALSTVTAIIDGTGSVGAALGPLFAGVISPSGWNNVFYMLISADVLACLFLSRLVYKEAQGWCGRIPRVRGYKET; encoded by the exons ATGAAGGCGTCCCTGGCCCCCGGTATTCGGCTCATCACGTCCTTCTCTCGGGATAGCTG GTATCGCGGTTTCATTCTGCTGCTGACTTTCCTCTTCTACACGGCCTACCACCTGTCCCGGAAGCCCATCAGCATCGTGAAG AGCGAACTCCACCGAAACTGCAGCGGCGTCATCCGCCCGGCCGACTTGAACATCACCAACAATGTCACGTGGTGTGACTGGTCTCCCTTTG ACCAGGACAACTACAAGACGCTCTTCGGGGTGTTGGACAACTCCTTCCTGGTGGCCTACGCAATCGGCATGTTTTTCAG TGGGATATTCGGAGAGCGCCTGCCGCTACGTTACTACCTGAGTTTTGGCATGCTGATGAGCGGATTGTTCACCTGTCTGTTCGGCTTAGGGTTCTACTGGAAGATCCACTCGTTGGGGTACTACGCCGTCATCCag GTGTTCAACGGGTTGATGCAGACCACCGGCTGGCCCGCAGTGGTGGCCTGCGTCGGCAACTGGTTCGGAAAAGGGAA GCGCGGCTTCATCATGGGCGTGTGGAACTCACACACGTCGGTTGGCAACATCCTGGGCTCGCTCATCGCCGGCGTGTTCGTCTCGTCGGCGTGGGGCCTGTCCTTCATCGTGCCGGGCCTCATCATCGCCGCCACGGGCGTCCTGTGCTTCTTCTTCCTGGTCGAGA AACCCGAAGACGTCAACTGCAGTCCTCCTCAGCATCAT AATGACTTGGAAAGTGGTGAGACAGAGCCTCTCCTGCAGAGTCCTTCCCATGTGGTCAACGGTTCCATCGACGCCGAGACGCCGGAGATCGCCGCTGGGCACTCGGAGGCCATCAGCTTCTGGGGAGCGCTCAGTATACCC GGAGTGGTGGAGTTTTCGCTGTGTTTGCTCTTTGCCAAGCTGGTCAGCTACACGTTCCTCTACTGGCTTCCGCTCTACATCTCCAACGTCG CACATTTTGAGGCCAAAGAAGCCGGTGATATATCCACGCTTTTTGATGTGGGGGGAATTGTGG GCGGCATCATGGCGGGCCTCGTGTCCGACTACACGGGTGGGAGAGCCACCACGTGTTGTGTCATGCTGCTCGCCGCCGCGCCCATG CTTTTCCTCTACAACCACATCGGACAACGCAGCATTGGCACAACAATTG GCATGCTCTTGGTTTGTGGCGGCCTGGTCAATGGGCCCTACGCCCTCATCACCACTGCAGTTTCTGCCGACCTG ggCACACACGAGAGTCTGAGAGGAAACTCCAGGGCGTTGTCCACAGTGACGGCCATCATCGACGGGACAGGATCAGTGG GGGCTGCGTTGGGCCCTCTCTTCGCCGGGGTGATTTCGCCATCGGGCTGGAACAACGTCTTCTACATGCTCATCTCTGCCGACGTGCTTGCCTGTCTG TTTTTGTCCAGGCTGGTTTACAAGGAAGCTCAAGGTTGGTGTGGACGAATCCCCCGAGTCAGAGG GTACAAGGAAACTTGA
- the slc37a2 gene encoding glucose-6-phosphate exchanger SLC37A2 isoform X4 gives MTGRDSPLNRYLQLKSCADLKSKPMSPSTGICLSLQLRGSLNFTDKLSETLFHTYPLKTYLTDILSLSPGAASSWACGTHTRRLATSWARSSPACSSRRRGACPSSCRASSSPPRASCASSSWSRNPKTSTAVLLSIIVLPMWSTVPSTPRRRRSPLGTRRPSASGERSVYPEWWSFRCVCSLPSWSATRSSTGFRSTSPTSGYSVAACQPSYCVCLTYIRRHHGGPRVRLHGWESHHVLCHAARRRAHAFPLQPHRTTQHWHNNWHALGLWRPGQWALRPHHHCSFCRPGHTRESERKLQGVVHSDGHHRRDRISGGCVGPSLRRGDFAIGLEQRLLHAHLCRRACLSVFVQAGLQGSSRLVWTNPPSQRVQGNLKGGTAMMTTMKTTATTPQHVTPSPSLTDCSAIEALK, from the exons ATGACAGGCCGAGATTCACCACTTAATCGttatcttcaactcaaaagctgtgctgatctcaaatccaaaccAATGTCGCCATCTACTGGCATCTGTTTATCATTACAGTTACGTGGaagcttgaatttcacagacaagctgagcGAGACGCTCTTCCACACCTACCCGTTGAAAACATACTTGACAGATATATTGTCGCTGTCGCCAGGCGCGGCTTCATCATGGGCGTGTGGAACTCACACACGTCGGTTGGCAACATCCTGGGCTCGCTCATCGCCGGCGTGTTCGTCTCGTCGGCGTGGGGCCTGTCCTTCATCGTGCCGGGCCTCATCATCGCCGCCACGGGCGTCCTGTGCTTCTTCTTCCTGGTCGAGA AACCCGAAGACGTCAACTGCAGTCCTCCTCAGCATCAT AGTCCTTCCCATGTGGTCAACGGTTCCATCGACGCCGAGACGCCGGAGATCGCCGCTGGGCACTCGGAGGCCATCAGCTTCTGGGGAGCGCTCAGTATACCC GGAGTGGTGGAGTTTTCGCTGTGTTTGCTCTTTGCCAAGCTGGTCAGCTACACGTTCCTCTACTGGCTTCCGCTCTACATCTCCAACGTCG GGTTACAGTGTTGCAGCATGTCAGCCAtcgtattgtgtgtgtttgacctACATCAGGCGGCATCATGGCGGGCCTCGTGTCCGACTACACGGGTGGGAGAGCCACCACGTGTTGTGTCATGCTGCTCGCCGCCGCGCCCATG CTTTTCCTCTACAACCACATCGGACAACGCAGCATTGGCACAACAATTG GCATGCTCTTGGTTTGTGGCGGCCTGGTCAATGGGCCCTACGCCCTCATCACCACTGCAGTTTCTGCCGACCTG ggCACACACGAGAGTCTGAGAGGAAACTCCAGGGCGTTGTCCACAGTGACGGCCATCATCGACGGGACAGGATCAGTGG GGGCTGCGTTGGGCCCTCTCTTCGCCGGGGTGATTTCGCCATCGGGCTGGAACAACGTCTTCTACATGCTCATCTCTGCCGACGTGCTTGCCTGTCTG TTTTTGTCCAGGCTGGTTTACAAGGAAGCTCAAGGTTGGTGTGGACGAATCCCCCGAGTCAGAGG GTACAAGGAAACTTGAAAGGAGGCACCgcgatgatgacgacgatgaagACAACCGCCACCACGCCTCAACACGTGACACCTTCACCATCTTTGACTGACTGCAGCGCAATCGAAGCACTCAAGTGA
- the slc37a2 gene encoding glucose-6-phosphate exchanger SLC37A2 isoform X3, giving the protein MTGRDSPLNRYLQLKSCADLKSKPMSPSTGICLSLQLRGSLNFTDKLSETLFHTYPLKTYLTDILSLSPGAASSWACGTHTRRLATSWARSSPACSSRRRGACPSSCRASSSPPRASCASSSWSRNPKTSTAVLLSIIMTWKVVRQSLSCRVLPMWSTVPSTPRRRRSPLGTRRPSASGERSVYPEWWSFRCVCSLPSWSATRSSTGFRSTSPTSGYSVAACQPSYCVCLTYIRRHHGGPRVRLHGWESHHVLCHAARRRAHAFPLQPHRTTQHWHNNWHALGLWRPGQWALRPHHHCSFCRPGHTRESERKLQGVVHSDGHHRRDRISGGCVGPSLRRGDFAIGLEQRLLHAHLCRRACLSVFVQAGLQGSSRLVWTNPPSQRVQGNLKGGTAMMTTMKTTATTPQHVTPSPSLTDCSAIEALK; this is encoded by the exons ATGACAGGCCGAGATTCACCACTTAATCGttatcttcaactcaaaagctgtgctgatctcaaatccaaaccAATGTCGCCATCTACTGGCATCTGTTTATCATTACAGTTACGTGGaagcttgaatttcacagacaagctgagcGAGACGCTCTTCCACACCTACCCGTTGAAAACATACTTGACAGATATATTGTCGCTGTCGCCAGGCGCGGCTTCATCATGGGCGTGTGGAACTCACACACGTCGGTTGGCAACATCCTGGGCTCGCTCATCGCCGGCGTGTTCGTCTCGTCGGCGTGGGGCCTGTCCTTCATCGTGCCGGGCCTCATCATCGCCGCCACGGGCGTCCTGTGCTTCTTCTTCCTGGTCGAGA AACCCGAAGACGTCAACTGCAGTCCTCCTCAGCATCAT AATGACTTGGAAAGTGGTGAGACAGAGCCTCTCCTGCAGAGTCCTTCCCATGTGGTCAACGGTTCCATCGACGCCGAGACGCCGGAGATCGCCGCTGGGCACTCGGAGGCCATCAGCTTCTGGGGAGCGCTCAGTATACCC GGAGTGGTGGAGTTTTCGCTGTGTTTGCTCTTTGCCAAGCTGGTCAGCTACACGTTCCTCTACTGGCTTCCGCTCTACATCTCCAACGTCG GGTTACAGTGTTGCAGCATGTCAGCCAtcgtattgtgtgtgtttgacctACATCAGGCGGCATCATGGCGGGCCTCGTGTCCGACTACACGGGTGGGAGAGCCACCACGTGTTGTGTCATGCTGCTCGCCGCCGCGCCCATG CTTTTCCTCTACAACCACATCGGACAACGCAGCATTGGCACAACAATTG GCATGCTCTTGGTTTGTGGCGGCCTGGTCAATGGGCCCTACGCCCTCATCACCACTGCAGTTTCTGCCGACCTG ggCACACACGAGAGTCTGAGAGGAAACTCCAGGGCGTTGTCCACAGTGACGGCCATCATCGACGGGACAGGATCAGTGG GGGCTGCGTTGGGCCCTCTCTTCGCCGGGGTGATTTCGCCATCGGGCTGGAACAACGTCTTCTACATGCTCATCTCTGCCGACGTGCTTGCCTGTCTG TTTTTGTCCAGGCTGGTTTACAAGGAAGCTCAAGGTTGGTGTGGACGAATCCCCCGAGTCAGAGG GTACAAGGAAACTTGAAAGGAGGCACCgcgatgatgacgacgatgaagACAACCGCCACCACGCCTCAACACGTGACACCTTCACCATCTTTGACTGACTGCAGCGCAATCGAAGCACTCAAGTGA